A region from the Bradyrhizobium sp. CCBAU 53340 genome encodes:
- the gspM gene encoding type II secretion system protein GspM, translating to MNQTYRIRRYVSAIPFVATICYAAMTGFLLLITGWTALDLAEQHRTLANANEMFDRLQSQQRAARSTNDGALAVSPPVVEGPTVTVAAAVVLQHVSAEATRMGSNILSSQVDLQDAGAQHGIVRVSVDLEIEQPALQGLLYELEAGSPFLFIDQLVIQVPESSTRHAATKVRVAIVVSGWWRSVK from the coding sequence ATGAACCAGACCTACCGCATTAGACGCTACGTCAGCGCCATTCCGTTCGTTGCCACAATTTGTTACGCGGCAATGACGGGATTTCTATTGCTGATCACGGGCTGGACGGCGTTGGACCTGGCGGAACAGCATCGTACGCTGGCGAACGCGAACGAAATGTTCGACAGGTTGCAGTCACAACAGCGGGCGGCCCGCAGCACGAACGACGGGGCGCTCGCTGTGAGTCCACCAGTTGTCGAAGGTCCCACGGTCACAGTCGCGGCCGCCGTGGTGCTGCAGCACGTTTCTGCAGAAGCGACGCGGATGGGAAGCAACATCTTATCGTCGCAGGTCGATCTGCAGGACGCAGGAGCACAACACGGGATCGTCAGAGTCTCTGTCGATCTCGAGATCGAGCAGCCGGCCCTTCAAGGCCTCCTTTACGAGCTGGAGGCGGGATCGCCCTTCCTGTTCATCGATCAATTGGTCATACAGGTACCCGAGTCGTCGACAAGACACGCCGCGACGAAGGTGCGCGTCGCAATTGTCGTCTCCGGATGGTGGCGGAGTGTCAAATGA